From Acidimicrobiales bacterium, a single genomic window includes:
- a CDS encoding alkaline phosphatase PhoX, whose protein sequence is MSSMARRSFLLRTGGAGLGLAFTGSLSQVLSAPAGALPLHGGPARRVGYGPLVSDPDGIVDLPAGFRYRVFSRTGDDLLDDGRPVPAAHDGMAAFPAERRRTYLVRNHEIDPEAVEEDGVAPVPQVPGHTYDPNGPGGTTTLVVGSDRRLLSHRVSLAGTAANCAGGPTPWGTWLTCEETDEVIDGVKHGYVFEVDPQRGGDPRPLTALGRFEHEAVSFDDKGRAYLTEDADGPHGYFYRFEPRQPHGHGRRDRDRGASLRAGGELSALLVPALGDADLSSVTEAGTEFRHVRWVPITVPDPDEGDTIRELHTATRIPKCEGTWAADGCIWWVSSRGDGPDAEEEGERSDGVHGGQIWCYDPQRSTLRLVVRFEQDHDFEGPDNITVSPFGYAVMCTDGEDDDQFMAGITPGGRTFPLAYNRLSNQEFAGACFSPDRSTLFANIQEPGLTLAIWGPWR, encoded by the coding sequence CCGCTCCCGCCGGGGCCCTCCCGCTCCACGGCGGCCCGGCCCGCCGGGTCGGCTACGGACCGCTGGTGAGCGACCCCGACGGCATCGTCGACCTGCCCGCGGGGTTCCGCTACCGGGTCTTCTCCCGCACCGGCGACGACCTGCTCGACGACGGCCGCCCCGTGCCTGCCGCCCACGACGGCATGGCCGCGTTCCCGGCCGAGCGCCGCCGGACGTACCTCGTCCGCAACCACGAGATCGACCCCGAGGCGGTGGAGGAGGACGGCGTGGCGCCCGTTCCCCAGGTGCCCGGCCACACCTACGACCCCAACGGGCCCGGCGGCACCACGACGCTGGTGGTCGGCTCCGACCGCCGCCTGCTGTCGCACCGGGTGAGCCTCGCCGGCACCGCGGCCAACTGCGCCGGTGGCCCGACGCCCTGGGGCACGTGGCTCACCTGCGAGGAGACCGACGAGGTCATCGACGGTGTGAAGCACGGCTACGTCTTCGAGGTCGACCCGCAGCGCGGCGGCGACCCCCGCCCGCTCACCGCGCTGGGCCGCTTCGAGCACGAGGCCGTCTCGTTCGACGACAAGGGCCGCGCCTACCTCACCGAGGACGCCGACGGCCCCCACGGCTACTTCTACCGCTTCGAGCCCCGCCAGCCCCACGGCCACGGCCGCCGCGACCGCGACCGGGGTGCGTCCCTCCGCGCCGGCGGCGAGCTGAGCGCCCTGCTGGTGCCCGCCCTCGGCGACGCCGACCTGTCGTCGGTCACCGAGGCCGGCACCGAGTTCCGCCACGTCCGCTGGGTCCCGATCACCGTCCCCGACCCCGACGAGGGCGACACCATCCGCGAGCTGCACACCGCCACCCGCATCCCCAAGTGCGAGGGCACGTGGGCGGCGGACGGCTGCATCTGGTGGGTGTCGTCGCGGGGCGACGGACCCGACGCCGAGGAGGAGGGCGAGCGCAGCGACGGCGTCCACGGGGGCCAGATCTGGTGCTACGACCCGCAGCGCTCCACCCTGCGCCTGGTCGTGCGCTTCGAGCAGGACCACGACTTCGAGGGCCCCGACAACATCACCGTGTCGCCGTTCGGCTACGCGGTGATGTGCACCGACGGCGAGGACGACGACCAGTTCATGGCCGGCATCACCCCCGGCGGCCGCACCTTCCCGCTGGCCTACAACCGGCTCAGCAACCAGGAGTTCGCCGGCGCCTGCTTCTCGCCCGACCGCTCCACGCTCTTCGCCAACATCCAGGAGCCCGGCCTCACCCTGGCGATCTGGGGCCCCTGGCGCTAA